The window CTTGGCTAAGGAGGTTATGACAGAACGAACTTCACAAGCCTCCTCCCAACATATGGTGGTATACTGTGCTTCTTGTCGGGATGCGATGTTAATGGGAGGAAAAAAGGCTCTTCACATTTTAGATTTGATATTTGGAGAAACCTATACCTGTAGCCACTTTTTCCCAACTAAACCCTATAACCCTTTGATCAATTGGAAAAATCGATTTAAAGCTAAAAAATACATTGAAAAAGTATATAACTCTAATAAAAGGAGCGATCAGCATGAATGATAAAAAAAGCAATAAAGTGCAAAAAATAATTGTGTTAAGTTTCTTAGGAATCGGTATTCTATCTTATTTTACAATCCCATCATTTAATGCTTTTATGAGGCAAATCGTTCAGATGTTTGCCACAGGAGATTTTGAAGTAGTAAGGGAGTTTGTCCGTTCCTATGGATCCTTTGCTATGATTATTTCTACTTTATTAATGGTTCTGGCAGTGGTATTTCCTCCTCTTCCTGCCTTCATGATTACCTTTGCGAACGCAAGTTTATTTGGATGGTGGCAGGGTGCCTTGCTATCTTGGAGTAGTGCAATGCTGGGAGGTGCTGTATCTTTTTACCTAGCTAGATTGTTTGGTAGAGAATTTGTTGAAAAATTGACAACTAAGGCTGGCTTACAGCAGGTAGATGAATTTTTTGATTCCTACGGAACCCATAGTATTTTAATCGCTCGTCTGCTGCCATTTCTTTCCTATGGTGTCGTTAGCTATGCTGGTGGACTTACTCCCTTAAAGTTTAGCACCTACTTTTTAGCAACTGGAATAGGCCAAACACCTGCAACGTTGATTTATTCTTATGTAGGCGGGATGTTGACTGGTGGTGCTGCCATGTTTGTAACCGGCCTGTTAGTTATATTTGCTATTTCAATATTAGCCAGTGTTATCCACGGTATCTATCGAAATAGACAAAAGAAAAATGCACGCATTATTTCTGGTCAAGAAAAAATATAATCGCCTCATTATAATCGCCTCATAAAGAACAATCAGCTGATAAGAAACAATCAACTAATAAAGAACAGAGAGGAAAATGATGATGAAGAAAGTAATCTCCCTTATACTGCTTGGTGGTCTTATTTTCAATCTGCTAGGATGCAGCCAGAAGGCTGTTGTAGCTGATGATCAGGAAGTGTTACTTGAAAAAAGTTGGGAAAGTATTTTAGAGGAAGCAGCAGGAACAGAAGTAAGCTTTTATGGTTGGGGTGGTAGTCAGATGACCAATGATTGGTTAGACAATTTCTTAGCACCTCGATTAGAGGAAGAGTACCACATTACCTTAAATAGAGTACCTATGAACATAGATGAAGTCTTAAATAAATTATTAGGTGAAAAACAAGTGAATGCGGTTGGTACCGCCGATGTTATTTGGATCAATGGAGAAAATTTTTACACTGCCAGGACAAATGATTTATTATATGGCCCCTTCACCCATACGTTACCAAACTTTAACCAGTATATCGACCCGGATTCAGTAGAAGTAACCTATGACTTTGGATTTCCTGTAGATGGATATGAAGCCCCTTATGGAAAGGCACAGTTTGTTATGGTTTACGATGAAGCCAGAGTAGACCAAGTGCCACAGGGACATGAAGAACTCATGGAGCTAGTGAAAAATAATCCAGGAAAGTTTACCTATCCAGCTCCACCGGATTTTACCGGTAGTGCCTTTATTAGAAATATCATCTATGACATTGTAGGATACGAACCGTTTATCACTATGGATGCGGACAAAGACGTAGTGGCAGAAGCCGTTCAACCGGCCATGGATTATTTAAGGGAGTTAAAGCCTTATCTATGGAGGAATGGTGAAACCTATCCTGCTACCCTAGCCCAATTAGACAATATGTACGCAGATCATGAAGTTTTCATGAGTATGAACTATAACCCAAACGAAGCAGCTGGTAAAATGCTGACAGGAGAGTTTCCACAGACCACCAACACCTTTGTCTTTGAAAAGGGTACCATAGGAAATACACATTTTTTAGCAATTCCCGACAATGCACCTAATAAGGCAGGTGCACTGGCAGTGATTAATTTTATTTTAAGTGTAGAAGCTCAAGCTTCTAAATATAACCCTGATCACTGGGGTGATCTTCCTGTGTTAGACAATACACGATTAAATGATTCGGAAAGAGCAATATTTGATGCCATTGAAATTCCTGAAGGAGCTTTGCCGCAGGACATTTTACTGAAGCATAGGGTTCCAGAAATGCCAGCGAATCTTGTTCCAATTATTGAAGAAATATGGATGGAAAACATCCTGTAAAGGGTGAGGGAAGTTGAAAAAAGTAATGAAGCCATATATCATGTTACTCCCAGCTATGATAATTCTTTTAGGCATATTTATAGCTGGCTTAAGTACGGCTTTTATACAGAGTTTAGGATACTTCCCTGCCGTCGGATTGCAGGAGTTCACCTTACATTACTATCGAGAGATGCTGATGGATAATAGCTTTTTAACCTCTTTAAGGTTTAGTCTTTGGATTGCCTTCCTTTCTTCTGCTCTTTCAGTAGTTTTAGGTGTTTTACTGGCCTATTCTATTGTAAAGAGCAACCATAAAAAAAGCTTAGAAACGGTAGTCTATAAACTACCTGTTATTGTGCCCCACGTAGTGGCAGCTCTCTTGGTATATAATATCTTGGGACAAAGTGGAATTCTGCCAAGAATAGTTTATGGATTAGGTTTTATTAACCAACAATCCGAATTTCCAGCTTTCCTATTTGATAGAAATGGTATTGGCATCATATTGGCCTATCTGTGGAAGGGTACCCCCTTTATTGCGATGGTAGTATATACTGTGTTGAGTAATGTGAATGACAAACTTTCAGAAGTCGCTTTAAATCTTGGAGCCTCTAACGCTCAAGTATTTTGGCATGTGTTAATCCCCTTAACCATGCCTTCTATTTTTTCTTCTTTTATTATTATCTTCGCCTTTTCCTTTGGAGCTTATGAAGTTCCTTTTTTAATAGGACCTACCTCGCCTAGGGCATTGCCAGTACAAGCTTATACTGAATATATGCACCCTGATTGGAACCATAGACCGTATACGATGGCCATCAACATGGTTCTGGTATTTATCTCTTTTTTATGTATATGGATCTATCACAAAACCTTTGAGCTGATTAATAAATATAATAGGTGAGTAGACTATGAATAAGAAAAACAGTATACTATTTAGTTTTATCATGCATACCATCATTCTCTTTTTATTATTGCCACTACTAGTATTGGTAATGTGGAGCTTTTCAAAGAGCTGGCCTTGGCCAAATATATTGCCCCAGGAGCTTGGACTGCGTGGAATTATGCACGTTTTAAGCCCTTCCGGAAGGGTCCTTAGAAACCTTCTTTTTAGCGTTCGCCTTTCTTTAGTGGTAACGATGGTTACTTTAATAATCAGTATCCCCGCCGCTAAAGCATTAGGGGTGTATCATTTCAAAGGAAAACAGTTGATAAAAATGTTGGTGTTAGCTCCTATTATTGTACCTCCAGTTGCCATTGGCATGGGTATTCACTTGGCTTTTATCAGGTTAGGACTGGCCAATACTTTTACAGGAGTGGTACTGGTCCACCTTATCCCTTGTTTACCCTACGGTATTCGAATACTGACAGATGTTTTTGAAATCATAGGAGAATCTATGGAACAGCAGGCAAGGGTTCTGGGAGCTAATTCTTTACAGACCTTTACCAACATTACATTACCTTTGATTGCTCCTGGGCTTATTTCTGCTGGGAGTCTTGTTTTTATCGTTTCCTTTAGCCAATATTTTTTAACTTTCTTAATTGGCGGGGGAAGGGTGATGACTTTTTCTATGATGATGTTTCCTTATATTCAAAGTGGAGATAGAATGATGGCTTCAGCCTATAGTATCGTATTTATTTTCGCTACCTTAGGCGTATTGATTATGATGGAAAAAGCCATCAAGTCCTATTACAGGACAAAAAATTACTTTTATCTATAGCTTTCATGCTATCCATGCTATCCATGTTATAGGAAGTACTCTGTGAAAAAGGAGCTCAATTCATGTCACAAATTCAATTAAAAGGACTCTACAAAAAATTTCAAGACAGGTACGTATTAAAAAACATCAACCTGTCCATTAAAAAAGGAGAATTTATTTCCTTATTAGGTCCTTCCGGCTGTGGCAAAACAACCACTTTGAAAGCTATTGCCGGACTTTTGGAGCCAGATGCAGGAGATATCCTGGTGAATGAACGGTCCGTTTTGAATATACCCGTTGAAAAAAGAGGTGCTGTTATTGTATTTCAAGATTATCTGTTATTTCCCCATTTAACAGTGGAGAAAAATATTGAGTTTGGCTTAAAAATGGCAAAGGTAAATAAACGAATCCGAAGAGAAAAAACAGGTGAGATGCTTCATTTAATGGAACTTGACGGCCAACAACATAAATATCCTGATGAACTTTCTGGTGGCCAAAAACAGCGAGTAGCACTTGCAAGAGCCCTAGCAATAGAGCCTAAGGTCTTGTTGCTGGATGAACCATTTTCTAACTTGGATTTGCGACTAAGAGAAACGATGCGGGAATTTGTTTGCAGCATACAAAAGAAATTAAATATCACCACCGTTTTAGTTACCCATGATAAGGATGAGGCTTTAATGACTTCCGATAAAATTGCGGTCATGCTCGATGGAGAGATTAAACAGTATGGAACACCAACAGAACTATATCAACACCCAAATGCTGAAGAGGTAGCCAACTTTTTTGGTGAAACAAACTATATCCTAGGTGAAGTAAAAGATGAAATTTTCAAGAGCCCTTTAGGAAACTTCAAAGCAACACTTCAAAACACAGCCATAACAAAAGCGATGATTAGACCAGAAGAGGTAGAAGTGTTATCTAAAGATGAAGAAGGGAACTTAAAAGGGATTGTTACTGGAAATCGCTATGCAGGAGATCGAATTTATTATACGATTTCTTTGAAAGGAATAGAAATCAAATCTATCAGTACGCCCAACAAAACCTTCCGCATAGGTGAAGAAGTAACTTTGCGAATTCATGAAGAAAATATGGTGTTTTATATTTAGAAAATCTATGCTAATCACAAAATCCATTAAAATATTCTATTAGACATTCTTCCATTATTAGTGGTATAGTGGCTTAGTTCAATATAAAAATGTTATTTAGGGGGAAAAAAAATGAAGCAAGTTTCAAAGTCACTATTGCCGTTACTCATCATCGGTAGTTTGTTCTTCTTTATGGGATGCGGCAACGATACAGCAACAACGGACAACAGCAATGCGGAACCATCCGTAGAAGAAGCAACGGATTCAACCGTAGAGGTTCAAAGCATCACTACCGAAAAGCTCCAAGAAAAAATAGACGATGATCAGTGGATCATTGTGGATACTAGAATAAACGATGCTTACAATGGATGGGCGCTGGAAGGAGTAACAAGAGGCGGTCATATCAAAGGAGCCGTTGATTTTTCAGCAAATTGGATTAGGTTTGAAGTAGAAAATCAAGACCAGTTATTGCAGGAGGCTTTAAAAGAAAAAGGGATTACCCCTGATAAAAACGTAGTGCTTTATGACGCTAATGGTGAAGATGCTGCCCTAGTAGCTGATTATCTTATGCAACAAGGTATTGAGAATCTATATACTTATGATGTAAAGGAATGGGCAATGAACGAAGAATTGCCTATGGAGAGTTATCCTAACCATCATCTTTTAGTACCAGCTTCTTGGGTTCATGAGTTAATTGAAAATGATAACAATGGAAACCCTTATAAAATATTTGAAGTTAGTTGGGGTGAAATTTCAGAGGATTATCTGAATGGACATATTCCCGGAGCGGTACATATTAATACCGACGACGTAGAAGAAGGACCTATATGGAATCGTCTATCGGATGAAGCGTTAGAAACATTTGCTGAGAATTATGGAATCACTATAGATACTACCGTAGTGCTATATGGTAGTGACTCCACAGCAGCCTTCAGAGTAGCTACTATCCTAAAATACATGGGTGCTGAAGATGTACGAGTATTAAATGGAGGCTTTGCCGCTTGGGAAAATAGCGGATATGATATCGAATTGGAAGACAGAGAAAAAGAACCTGTGGAATCCTTTGGAGCAACCGTACCAGTAAACAAAGACTATATTATCGATTTGCCTGAGGCAAAGACTATTCTAGCGGATCAAGAAGGTAGCAAGTTGGTGGATATAAGAAGTTGGGATGAATATATCGGAACTACTTCAGGCTATAGCTATATAGAAGGTAAAGGCAGACCTGCTGGAGCCGTATGGGGTTATGATTTAGATGTTTATAGAAATATGGATAACACCATGAGAAATCCATCAGAAATTAAATCCATGTGGTATGAATGGGGAATCACTCCAGAGCAAAATCTTTCATTCTTCTGCGGAACTGGATGGAGAGCGGCAGAGGTCCTTATCTATGCAGAGGTAATGGGGCTGGAAAATATTTCTCTTTTCGATGGTGGATGGAATGAATGGCAGGATGATTCAAACAATCCAATTGAGTTGGGAGAGCCAAATTAAACATACGCCATTAATAAAAAGACAGTAGCTCTTGCCAAAATATTAATAAACCCACTAGTTGTGATTATCTAGTGGGTTTTATCTAATGATTAAAAGCTCTATTGTTTGCCTAATAGTCATTTTTCTGTAGAAGGGATGATACGCAAAATGAGAAAACATCTTATAGGTGGACTAAATATCATTTTTTGGACTTTTCAGACGATCCTTTTAATAGGAGTAATGATCTTAGAGGATTTATCTGGCAAAAGGATGGGTGTCCAAAGACATGTACTCCATAAAGAAAGCATTTATGGATCTACTTATTTCACTCCTGAATTAATGAGGATCTATATGGGAATTTTAATCGTACTTAGTATCTGTACCTTGTTGCTCTTCACCTATAGCATCCTTAAAAAGAAAAACAATGTAATCATAAAATGGAGCATCACCACAGCGGCAATAAGCTTAAGTGCCTTTACTTTTATCTTGACTACTACCAGAGAAGATTTTAGAGCCTATCATTATTTCTTAATGGCACTATTGGTTGTGGTCGGACTCCATTACCTAAGGCTCTTGATTGGTATTATTTCCTACTCCTCTAAACACACCAAAAATTTAATATAATTTCAATAATATCACTACACAATCGCAGTTTGACGCTGCTCTAAATGTAGGTATGCCTAATAAAAGAACCACTCGTTGGGATCTCGTTCCCTTTAAGTGGTTCTTTTATTTATTTTATTAAAAAAACGTTGTGTCCAAATGATTGGTTAGCGTATTTCTAAGCTCCATTATTTCTGTTTCGTAGTTTTCGTCGTCATTGGCAGGTGTTCTGTCATTCATAAATCTGCCTAGGTTTTCCATCCCCCACCAACCGGCGGTATCTTCATCGAAAACACGAAAAGCTTCCATATACTCATCCCACAGGTCATCATTGATGCCAACGCCATCTCCTACAAAGCCTCTTCCGCCTCCAAGAAAACCGCAGTTGCTTATTGTATACATCCCTTTTCCTGCTAACAACCCTTTCGGCCCTTCATTGGTATATGCAAACTGACTAGCAAAAACTCTCTCCATATACCCTTTTACCATGACATTTGGTGTGTCATGCCAGTTAGGGTAAGAAAAAATAATATAGTCTGCCTGAGTCACCAAATCCTGCTCCATTTTCACATCTTCAGGTACTGTTCCTTTTCCGTCTTTCTGGTAATAGAATTCCTCCGCAGATAGGACAGGGTTCCAATCCATGTCATATAAATCCCTCAACTCTACTTCTATTCCTTTTTCTTCGAAATGCTTCATAGCTGTATAGGTCATATCATATTGTACACTGTACTTTCGTGGATCTCCTACAACAAATAATGCTTTTCTCTGATCAGAATCTGTAAACCCCTTTGGTTCATAAATGTTCCGATGATTTTCGGCGACAACCGATGCTGTCGTTACTCCGTCAACTTGCTCTGAACTAGCTGTAACCGTATCCACTTCTTCTTCATTATGTGCTTCTACAGCAACATCCGTTGCCTCAGAATTACGGCAAGCCACATTCACAGAAAACGTCAATACAAGTATGATCATAAGTAAAATATTTCTTTTCACTGTTTTCTTCCTCCTCTTTCTTCTCAAAACCAATGCCTTTATTCCATGTGTCTATTAGGCATAGGCGTCTATCAATTTTTTTACAAAAAAGGATAGCTCTTCCTTTAAAAATTCATTTTTTCTCTTTACCAATCCGCAGGTGATCGTCAGATTTTTGTTTTCATAAGGTATTCTATTGAGATCACTCGGCAAAGCCTTATTGCATTTCCAGTCTATCTCTATTGCAAAGGAAGGCAGACTGTGTAGTGCATCATTATACGTTTTGTTTCCATTGGCTAATATTGTTTTTTGATTTTCTGGTATTCCTAAAAATTGAAGCTCGTAATCAAGGCTGAACATGCCTTCAAAAAGATACGCTTTTTTTACATGAAATAACCCTTCTAAATCTTTTCTCGTAATATTACTTTTTTTGCTTAAAGGGTATTGTTGACTCACATGAATTTTTAGCTGCCCTTGAAAAAGGTTTTGTAACTCTAGCTCTTGTGCGGTCAACAACTGTCCCAATTTGTTATGCTGAAAATCGCTATAGATGATTAAAGCAACATCGCAGTCTCTCATATTTACTTTCTGGATTGCTGCTTCAACACCACATTCGCATAAATTAAATTCATAATTGTTCTCATTGTACCTTTTGCATATTTCGAAAAATTGGGAGTTTATGACTTCTGATCCAAAAGAAGCTATCTTAATTTTATTTTCATTTGAACGGGTCATGAGCTTTTTTTCCACAATAGTATATTGCTCTACCAGTGCTTTTGCGTAACTGTAAACTTCCACCCCATAGGAAGTAAGCGTTACCCCTCTATTGTTTCTATAAAAGATTTTTTTCCCCAAAGTCTTTTCTAAACTAGCAATTTGATTACTTAAATTCGGCTGAGAAATAAATAGATTGTTAGCCGCTTTTGAAATACTGCCAGTTTCTACAATTTCAACGACAAATCTTAATTGACTATAATCCATGGTATATAGTCTCCTTTTTACCTTATTAAATTTTCACTTCGAAGTTTACACCTTAGTTATAACATGCTTTTCATTGTATATTATTTAACAAAAAATACAACTACTGTGTTATACCGATTTTTGATAGCCAACACCCTTATTTCCATATATGTATCGATGTAGTTAAACGCAAGATATTCTGAGGATCTTATTTCTTGCGATTAGCTAACCAGTATCTTTCTTGTCTCTTTAGTCAACAAAAAGCCTCTGCGGCTAAGCATTTTTCTTATCCGCAAAGGCTTCGATTTTGTAGATCTCTTTTACACTATTCTTGAATCAAGTCCTGTACCATCGCTTCTGTTTCCTGAGCAACCGTCATCATGGTATCAGCAATAACGCCTCCAAAGGGCTGGGCAACTTCACCGGAGTTTAACTGTGCAATATAGGTATTACCGTCGCTTTTTTCGTATACAGCTACTCGGCAAGGCATAAGGGGCGATACCATGCGTTCGTCGTCCAGTTCCAGAATAGCGGCAGAGTGTTGGCCGGAGCAAATGGCTATTATTTTAATATTGTTGATATCATATCCTCTCTCACCAAGTATTTCCTGATAATCAAATTCTCCTACCACCGACCAGCCAGCATCAGCAACATTTTCTTTCAGTTGT is drawn from Tindallia magadiensis and contains these coding sequences:
- a CDS encoding TVP38/TMEM64 family protein, with amino-acid sequence MNDKKSNKVQKIIVLSFLGIGILSYFTIPSFNAFMRQIVQMFATGDFEVVREFVRSYGSFAMIISTLLMVLAVVFPPLPAFMITFANASLFGWWQGALLSWSSAMLGGAVSFYLARLFGREFVEKLTTKAGLQQVDEFFDSYGTHSILIARLLPFLSYGVVSYAGGLTPLKFSTYFLATGIGQTPATLIYSYVGGMLTGGAAMFVTGLLVIFAISILASVIHGIYRNRQKKNARIISGQEKI
- a CDS encoding ABC transporter substrate-binding protein; amino-acid sequence: MMKKVISLILLGGLIFNLLGCSQKAVVADDQEVLLEKSWESILEEAAGTEVSFYGWGGSQMTNDWLDNFLAPRLEEEYHITLNRVPMNIDEVLNKLLGEKQVNAVGTADVIWINGENFYTARTNDLLYGPFTHTLPNFNQYIDPDSVEVTYDFGFPVDGYEAPYGKAQFVMVYDEARVDQVPQGHEELMELVKNNPGKFTYPAPPDFTGSAFIRNIIYDIVGYEPFITMDADKDVVAEAVQPAMDYLRELKPYLWRNGETYPATLAQLDNMYADHEVFMSMNYNPNEAAGKMLTGEFPQTTNTFVFEKGTIGNTHFLAIPDNAPNKAGALAVINFILSVEAQASKYNPDHWGDLPVLDNTRLNDSERAIFDAIEIPEGALPQDILLKHRVPEMPANLVPIIEEIWMENIL
- a CDS encoding ABC transporter permease; the encoded protein is MKKVMKPYIMLLPAMIILLGIFIAGLSTAFIQSLGYFPAVGLQEFTLHYYREMLMDNSFLTSLRFSLWIAFLSSALSVVLGVLLAYSIVKSNHKKSLETVVYKLPVIVPHVVAALLVYNILGQSGILPRIVYGLGFINQQSEFPAFLFDRNGIGIILAYLWKGTPFIAMVVYTVLSNVNDKLSEVALNLGASNAQVFWHVLIPLTMPSIFSSFIIIFAFSFGAYEVPFLIGPTSPRALPVQAYTEYMHPDWNHRPYTMAINMVLVFISFLCIWIYHKTFELINKYNR
- a CDS encoding ABC transporter permease; the protein is MNKKNSILFSFIMHTIILFLLLPLLVLVMWSFSKSWPWPNILPQELGLRGIMHVLSPSGRVLRNLLFSVRLSLVVTMVTLIISIPAAKALGVYHFKGKQLIKMLVLAPIIVPPVAIGMGIHLAFIRLGLANTFTGVVLVHLIPCLPYGIRILTDVFEIIGESMEQQARVLGANSLQTFTNITLPLIAPGLISAGSLVFIVSFSQYFLTFLIGGGRVMTFSMMMFPYIQSGDRMMASAYSIVFIFATLGVLIMMEKAIKSYYRTKNYFYL
- a CDS encoding ABC transporter ATP-binding protein, yielding MSQIQLKGLYKKFQDRYVLKNINLSIKKGEFISLLGPSGCGKTTTLKAIAGLLEPDAGDILVNERSVLNIPVEKRGAVIVFQDYLLFPHLTVEKNIEFGLKMAKVNKRIRREKTGEMLHLMELDGQQHKYPDELSGGQKQRVALARALAIEPKVLLLDEPFSNLDLRLRETMREFVCSIQKKLNITTVLVTHDKDEALMTSDKIAVMLDGEIKQYGTPTELYQHPNAEEVANFFGETNYILGEVKDEIFKSPLGNFKATLQNTAITKAMIRPEEVEVLSKDEEGNLKGIVTGNRYAGDRIYYTISLKGIEIKSISTPNKTFRIGEEVTLRIHEENMVFYI
- a CDS encoding sulfurtransferase, with amino-acid sequence MKQVSKSLLPLLIIGSLFFFMGCGNDTATTDNSNAEPSVEEATDSTVEVQSITTEKLQEKIDDDQWIIVDTRINDAYNGWALEGVTRGGHIKGAVDFSANWIRFEVENQDQLLQEALKEKGITPDKNVVLYDANGEDAALVADYLMQQGIENLYTYDVKEWAMNEELPMESYPNHHLLVPASWVHELIENDNNGNPYKIFEVSWGEISEDYLNGHIPGAVHINTDDVEEGPIWNRLSDEALETFAENYGITIDTTVVLYGSDSTAAFRVATILKYMGAEDVRVLNGGFAAWENSGYDIELEDREKEPVESFGATVPVNKDYIIDLPEAKTILADQEGSKLVDIRSWDEYIGTTSGYSYIEGKGRPAGAVWGYDLDVYRNMDNTMRNPSEIKSMWYEWGITPEQNLSFFCGTGWRAAEVLIYAEVMGLENISLFDGGWNEWQDDSNNPIELGEPN
- a CDS encoding NAD(P)H-dependent oxidoreductase; this encodes MKRNILLMIILVLTFSVNVACRNSEATDVAVEAHNEEEVDTVTASSEQVDGVTTASVVAENHRNIYEPKGFTDSDQRKALFVVGDPRKYSVQYDMTYTAMKHFEEKGIEVELRDLYDMDWNPVLSAEEFYYQKDGKGTVPEDVKMEQDLVTQADYIIFSYPNWHDTPNVMVKGYMERVFASQFAYTNEGPKGLLAGKGMYTISNCGFLGGGRGFVGDGVGINDDLWDEYMEAFRVFDEDTAGWWGMENLGRFMNDRTPANDDENYETEIMELRNTLTNHLDTTFF
- a CDS encoding LysR family transcriptional regulator; translation: MDYSQLRFVVEIVETGSISKAANNLFISQPNLSNQIASLEKTLGKKIFYRNNRGVTLTSYGVEVYSYAKALVEQYTIVEKKLMTRSNENKIKIASFGSEVINSQFFEICKRYNENNYEFNLCECGVEAAIQKVNMRDCDVALIIYSDFQHNKLGQLLTAQELELQNLFQGQLKIHVSQQYPLSKKSNITRKDLEGLFHVKKAYLFEGMFSLDYELQFLGIPENQKTILANGNKTYNDALHSLPSFAIEIDWKCNKALPSDLNRIPYENKNLTITCGLVKRKNEFLKEELSFFVKKLIDAYA